One Campylobacter concisus DNA segment encodes these proteins:
- a CDS encoding phosphoethanolamine transferase domain-containing protein, translating into MPFLLKPLAIFLIMISSISAYFMQAYGVIIDKGMLLKPCIYVALVKISYGSFKNALRSRVKIALSTLASAAIIFALMSKIFIPFFREHNVSSVLLPYYPIYSGIRLAKSLAQKPLPFTYVAGDATLTNDKARKF; encoded by the coding sequence GTGCCATTTTTGTTAAAACCTCTTGCTATCTTTCTCATCATGATTAGCAGCATATCTGCTTACTTTATGCAAGCTTATGGCGTCATTATAGATAAAGGCATGCTATTAAAGCCTTGCATATATGTAGCGCTTGTAAAGATTAGCTATGGTAGTTTTAAAAATGCGCTTAGATCAAGAGTAAAAATAGCCCTTAGCACTTTAGCAAGTGCAGCTATAATCTTTGCACTCATGTCTAAAATTTTTATACCATTTTTTAGAGAGCATAACGTCTCAAGCGTTTTACTCCCATACTATCCTATCTACTCTGGTATAAGACTAGCAAAGTCTTTGGCGCAAAAACCGCTGCCTTTTACCTACGTGGCAGGTGACGCAACGCTTACTAACGATAAAGCGAGAAAATTTTAG
- the alaS gene encoding alanine--tRNA ligase produces the protein MQNLDIRKAYLDFFKSKGHEVVASAPLVPNDATLLFTNAGMVPFKSIFTGEVPRPTPPIRTSCQTCIRAGGKHNDLDNVGYTARHHTFFEMLGNFSFGEYFKKEAIAYAWEFVTEVLKLPKDKLYVTVHESDDEAFEIWSTHIAKERIYRFGDHDNFWQMGDTGPCGPCSEIFYDQGAEHFNTPEDYMGGDGDRFLEIWNLVFMQYERSADGKLSPLPKPSIDTGMGLERVTAILQGKFSNYDSTLFMPLINEVAKLCGKPYVYESGASYRVISDHIRSVTFLLAQGTTFDKEGRGYVLRRILRRAIRHGYLLGIKEPFMYKLVDKVCELMGGHYTYLNDKKAAVKEQIKLEEERFLATIASGLELFESELKNTKEIFSGEAAFKLYDTFGFPLDLTADMLREKGLKVDEARFDELMSEQKARAKAAWKGSGDKSAKGDFKELLEKFGENKFIGYEELKSKSKILALLDEEFKNVDSLDAGKEGWVMFDVTPFYAQSGGQCGDSGKIVGKANVLDTQKFHGLNLSLVKTNAALKVGDEVELEVGSDRAETARHHSATHLLHAALRSVLGTHIAQAGSNVEADRLRFDFSHPKALTSEEISKVENLVNEWILNGANAKTQVMELEEAKKSGAIALFNEKYADKVRVVSFGDVSKELCGGTHVKNIDEIRSFFITKESGVSAGVRRIEAVCSRAALNLARSFRAELEELKDELKSTEPLNAVKKLKGEIKGLKDKLKNAKSSQELAFTNVNETKLCVAHIDGGDIKTLIDEFKNGHEKAAILLIQTDEEGKISLAAGVKNAPLKAGAWVKFAAQILGGNGGGKDDFATAGGKNALAIEDAIKSSLEYARQALEK, from the coding sequence ATGCAAAATTTAGATATAAGAAAGGCATATCTTGATTTTTTTAAATCAAAAGGTCACGAAGTAGTAGCTTCTGCGCCACTTGTGCCAAACGATGCAACACTGCTTTTTACAAATGCTGGCATGGTGCCATTTAAGAGCATTTTCACAGGCGAAGTGCCACGCCCAACACCACCTATCCGCACTAGCTGTCAGACCTGCATAAGGGCTGGCGGTAAGCACAACGACCTTGATAACGTCGGCTACACAGCGCGCCACCACACATTTTTTGAGATGCTTGGCAACTTTAGCTTTGGCGAATACTTCAAAAAAGAGGCGATCGCTTACGCTTGGGAATTTGTCACAGAAGTGCTAAAACTACCAAAAGATAAGCTTTATGTAACCGTTCACGAAAGCGACGATGAGGCGTTTGAAATTTGGAGCACTCACATCGCAAAAGAGAGAATTTACCGCTTTGGCGACCACGATAACTTCTGGCAAATGGGTGATACTGGACCATGCGGCCCTTGCAGTGAAATTTTTTACGATCAAGGGGCTGAACACTTTAACACACCAGAAGATTACATGGGCGGCGATGGAGATAGATTTTTAGAGATCTGGAACCTTGTTTTCATGCAGTATGAAAGAAGTGCGGATGGCAAACTAAGCCCGCTACCAAAGCCAAGCATCGATACAGGCATGGGGCTTGAGCGCGTTACTGCTATCTTGCAGGGTAAATTTAGCAACTACGACAGCACACTTTTTATGCCGCTTATCAATGAAGTGGCAAAGCTTTGCGGCAAGCCATACGTCTATGAAAGTGGTGCTAGCTACCGCGTCATAAGCGACCACATCCGCTCAGTCACATTTTTGCTAGCTCAAGGCACGACATTTGATAAAGAGGGCCGTGGCTACGTGCTTCGCCGTATCTTACGCCGTGCAATCCGCCATGGATACTTACTAGGCATAAAAGAGCCATTTATGTATAAGCTTGTCGATAAAGTTTGTGAGCTTATGGGCGGACACTACACCTATCTAAACGATAAAAAAGCGGCTGTAAAAGAGCAGATCAAACTTGAAGAAGAGAGATTTTTAGCGACTATCGCTAGTGGTTTAGAGCTATTTGAGAGTGAGCTTAAAAATACAAAAGAGATTTTTAGTGGAGAGGCTGCATTTAAGCTCTATGATACATTTGGCTTCCCACTTGATCTAACGGCTGATATGCTTAGAGAAAAGGGCTTAAAGGTCGATGAGGCAAGGTTTGATGAGCTTATGAGTGAGCAAAAAGCACGTGCAAAAGCTGCTTGGAAAGGCAGTGGCGACAAGAGTGCGAAGGGCGATTTTAAAGAGCTACTTGAGAAATTTGGCGAGAATAAATTTATAGGCTACGAAGAGCTTAAGAGTAAAAGTAAAATTCTAGCCCTACTTGATGAAGAATTTAAAAATGTAGATAGCCTAGATGCTGGCAAAGAGGGCTGGGTGATGTTTGATGTCACTCCATTTTACGCTCAAAGTGGCGGTCAGTGCGGCGATAGCGGTAAGATAGTAGGCAAAGCAAATGTGCTTGATACGCAAAAATTCCACGGACTAAATTTATCTTTAGTAAAAACTAACGCAGCGCTAAAAGTTGGCGACGAAGTTGAGCTTGAAGTGGGCAGCGATAGAGCAGAAACTGCACGTCATCACAGCGCTACACACTTGCTTCACGCAGCCCTTAGAAGCGTGCTTGGCACACACATCGCTCAAGCTGGCTCAAATGTCGAGGCAGATAGGCTAAGATTTGACTTCTCTCATCCAAAGGCGCTTACTAGCGAAGAAATTTCAAAGGTCGAAAACCTTGTAAATGAGTGGATCTTAAACGGCGCAAATGCAAAAACACAGGTTATGGAGCTTGAAGAGGCTAAAAAAAGCGGAGCGATCGCGCTATTTAACGAAAAATATGCCGACAAAGTAAGAGTTGTGAGCTTTGGCGATGTCAGCAAAGAGCTTTGCGGCGGCACACACGTGAAAAACATAGATGAGATCAGATCGTTTTTCATCACAAAAGAGAGCGGCGTAAGTGCTGGTGTTAGGCGTATAGAGGCTGTTTGCTCAAGGGCTGCGCTAAATTTAGCAAGGTCGTTTAGAGCTGAGCTTGAAGAGCTAAAAGACGAGCTAAAAAGCACAGAGCCACTAAATGCCGTTAAGAAACTAAAAGGCGAGATAAAGGGCTTAAAAGATAAGCTAAAAAACGCTAAAAGCTCTCAGGAGTTAGCCTTTACAAATGTAAATGAAACTAAACTTTGTGTGGCACACATCGATGGTGGCGACATAAAAACTTTGATAGATGAGTTTAAAAATGGGCACGAAAAGGCTGCTATTTTGCTGATCCAAACAGATGAAGAGGGTAAAATTTCTCTTGCAGCTGGCGTGAAAAATGCTCCATTAAAAGCTGGCGCTTGGGTTAAATTTGCAGCGCAAATTCTAGGCGGTAATGGCGGCGGCAAAGACGACTTTGCAACAGCTGGCGGCAAAAACGCTCTAGCCATCGAAGACGCCATAAAAAGCTCACTTGAGTATGCAAGGCAAGCTTTAGAAAAATGA
- a CDS encoding transglycosylase domain-containing protein: MKYILAFIFVVAIALGGAFLYFYSQVRFDAYTIIDYKPKLATQIFDRNNELIANIFEENRIYVKYNDIPPRVIEALVAIEDTSYFEHGGINVEAMARAAIKDIKARKLVEGASTLTQQLIKNLALSREKKFTRKIKEVVLAMKLESELSKEDIIERYLNHVYFGHGYYGIKTAAEGYFRKELNELSIKEIAMLVGMPKAPSTYDPTKHLDLSLSRANRVLERMYSIGWINEDEYRKGVLEEPAVFDDTLTRNKAPYVVDEIIKEASKKFDDIKTGGYKIQSTVDLNVQKIAQDALVYGYNEILKRDKKANPEMLNGAIVVTHPQSGQILALIGGIDYAKSSYNRATQSKRQPGSSIKPFIYQIALDSGYSVVSQVADIARTFDMGNGKEWTPKNYSGGFQGYITIKSALTQSRNLATIDLLNDLGLSSVRKQLTDMGFNDIPENLSIALGSFGISPLDFAKFYSMFPNDGEVVEPTLIKHIENSFGASMDYEPQKKQVLKPEQAFLMTTLLQNVVNNGTGRNAKVNGIQIAGKTGTSNNSIDAWFCGYSPDIEAIIWYGNDDNSPMKKVEGGSRTAAPVFKKFMEGYIKLYPTLRRAFEQPDGVYKGYYNGADEYYTNDSPLPQNTPTNDIIQDQENDGLLF, encoded by the coding sequence ATGAAATATATCTTGGCATTTATCTTTGTAGTTGCCATCGCACTTGGCGGAGCGTTTTTATACTTTTATTCGCAGGTGAGATTTGACGCTTATACCATCATCGACTACAAGCCAAAGCTTGCGACACAAATTTTTGATAGAAACAACGAGCTTATCGCAAATATCTTTGAAGAAAACAGAATTTACGTAAAGTATAACGACATCCCGCCACGTGTCATCGAAGCGCTCGTGGCTATCGAGGACACGAGCTACTTTGAGCACGGCGGTATCAACGTAGAAGCCATGGCAAGAGCAGCGATAAAGGATATCAAAGCTAGAAAGCTAGTAGAAGGCGCATCTACGCTAACTCAGCAGCTCATAAAAAACCTAGCCCTAAGCCGCGAGAAGAAATTTACAAGAAAGATAAAAGAGGTCGTGCTTGCTATGAAGCTTGAAAGCGAGCTTAGCAAAGAGGACATCATCGAAAGATACCTAAATCACGTATATTTCGGGCACGGCTACTACGGCATCAAAACAGCTGCGGAGGGATACTTTAGAAAAGAACTAAATGAGCTAAGCATAAAAGAGATAGCGATGCTAGTTGGCATGCCAAAAGCGCCAAGCACCTATGATCCTACAAAGCACCTTGACCTCTCACTTAGCCGCGCGAACAGGGTACTTGAGAGGATGTATAGCATCGGCTGGATAAACGAAGATGAGTACCGCAAGGGCGTGCTTGAAGAGCCAGCAGTCTTTGACGATACGCTAACACGCAATAAAGCCCCTTACGTGGTCGATGAGATCATAAAAGAGGCTTCAAAGAAATTTGACGATATAAAAACTGGTGGTTACAAGATACAAAGCACCGTCGATCTAAACGTGCAAAAGATCGCTCAAGACGCTCTAGTCTATGGCTACAATGAAATTTTAAAAAGAGATAAAAAGGCAAATCCAGAGATGCTAAATGGCGCTATCGTCGTCACTCATCCACAAAGCGGACAAATTTTAGCTCTGATTGGCGGCATCGACTACGCAAAAAGTAGCTACAACCGCGCCACCCAGAGCAAGCGTCAGCCAGGATCAAGCATTAAGCCATTTATCTATCAAATAGCGCTTGATAGCGGCTACTCTGTCGTCTCTCAGGTAGCTGACATCGCTAGGACGTTTGACATGGGCAATGGCAAAGAGTGGACGCCAAAAAACTATAGTGGCGGCTTTCAAGGCTACATCACGATAAAATCAGCCTTAACCCAGTCTCGCAACCTCGCAACCATAGATTTACTAAACGATCTTGGTCTTAGCTCGGTTCGCAAACAGCTTACAGATATGGGCTTTAACGACATCCCTGAAAATTTATCAATCGCACTTGGTAGCTTTGGGATTTCGCCACTTGACTTTGCGAAATTTTACTCGATGTTTCCAAACGATGGCGAAGTGGTCGAGCCTACGCTCATTAAGCATATAGAAAATAGCTTTGGCGCGTCGATGGACTATGAGCCACAAAAGAAGCAGGTGCTAAAACCTGAGCAGGCATTTTTGATGACTACCTTGCTTCAAAACGTCGTAAACAACGGCACCGGACGCAACGCAAAGGTAAATGGCATCCAGATCGCTGGCAAGACTGGCACGTCAAACAACAGCATCGATGCTTGGTTTTGTGGCTATTCGCCTGATATCGAGGCCATCATCTGGTACGGAAACGACGATAACAGCCCTATGAAAAAGGTCGAGGGTGGCAGCAGAACAGCGGCGCCTGTCTTTAAGAAATTTATGGAGGGCTATATCAAGCTCTACCCTACCCTAAGACGTGCATTTGAACAGCCTGATGGTGTCTATAAAGGATACTACAACGGCGCTGATGAGTACTACACAAACGACTCACCGTTGCCGCAAAATACGCCAACAAATGACATTATTCAAGATCAAGAAAACGATGGATTATTATTTTAG
- the maf gene encoding septum formation inhibitor Maf, whose protein sequence is MITLASSSPTRANLLKDTGIEFKQISCSFDESMIAKSLRPEIYVQNVVKAKKEQFLKANGKLLNLLFADSCVACGDKILGKAKDENEALAMLNLQSGNECSVYTAMIFLGEFELINVSKTTYKFAKFSEQDLKSYLESGEWQGKAGAMTIENFNKKYIISQHGETSTAMGLNLKILKAFL, encoded by the coding sequence ATGATCACTCTTGCTTCTAGCTCGCCAACAAGGGCAAATTTACTAAAAGATACTGGGATAGAATTTAAACAAATTTCTTGCAGCTTTGATGAGAGCATGATAGCTAAGAGCCTAAGACCAGAAATTTACGTCCAAAACGTCGTAAAAGCTAAAAAAGAGCAGTTTTTAAAGGCAAATGGCAAGCTTTTAAATTTACTCTTTGCAGATAGCTGTGTGGCTTGTGGGGATAAAATTTTAGGCAAGGCAAAGGATGAAAACGAGGCACTTGCTATGCTAAATTTACAAAGTGGCAATGAGTGTAGCGTCTATACGGCGATGATATTTTTAGGCGAATTTGAGCTTATAAATGTAAGCAAGACTACATATAAATTTGCTAAATTTAGCGAGCAAGATCTAAAAAGCTACCTAGAAAGTGGCGAGTGGCAAGGCAAAGCTGGAGCCATGACGATAGAAAATTTTAATAAAAAATACATCATCTCCCAGCACGGCGAGACAAGCACAGCAATGGGGCTAAATTTAAAAATATTAAAGGCATTTTTATGA
- a CDS encoding response regulator — MKVQNNDIIDYLLQSGSSKANDKKNSFDEILSLTLDKITSEAKVSDKLEQFKKRLTEIGAAGFINELNSNKIEEKIAQKKEELTELLSINDPTKTQDQKNELLKIMDKILSDYRKELNMALTSQTLLEKQNSLGKNTNNSVNLSSVLNELGLA; from the coding sequence ATGAAGGTTCAAAATAACGATATTATCGATTATTTGTTGCAGTCAGGCTCAAGCAAAGCTAATGATAAAAAAAATAGTTTTGATGAAATTTTAAGTCTAACGCTTGATAAGATCACAAGCGAGGCAAAGGTTTCAGACAAGCTTGAGCAGTTTAAGAAAAGGCTTACAGAGATCGGTGCTGCTGGCTTTATAAATGAGCTAAATTCAAACAAGATAGAAGAGAAAATAGCTCAGAAAAAAGAGGAGCTAACCGAGCTTTTAAGCATAAATGATCCGACCAAAACGCAGGATCAAAAAAATGAGCTACTTAAAATAATGGATAAAATTTTAAGTGACTACCGCAAAGAGCTAAACATGGCACTTACTAGCCAAACACTGCTTGAGAAGCAAAATAGCCTTGGCAAAAATACAAATAATTCTGTAAATTTAAGCTCTGTCTTAAATGAACTTGGACTTGCATAA
- the hemH gene encoding ferrochelatase, whose protein sequence is MKKALLLLNMGGANSLDDVEIFLTNMFNDPYILGIKNKFLRKFVAFMITKGRLKTAKHNYEQIGGKSPLCELTAKLCEKISSLKSEFDAVDFAMNYTSPFVKDVLKKYEKFDEIVLLPLYPHHSQTTITSSLADFKKAKEKLKLKAKISLCEPFYDDDAYNKIIISHIREAIKDTDISDVSLIFSAHSLPRKIIEKGDIYEKHINEHVQILSKMLKEQGLNFKDVSLAYQSRLGPVKWLEPSLNEALAKCENKKVLIYPLSFCIDNSETIFELVIEYAKLAKELNFSFYKVVECPNFSDEFASFILEKSKNAREFSL, encoded by the coding sequence ATGAAAAAAGCTCTTTTGCTTTTAAATATGGGCGGTGCAAACAGCCTAGATGATGTCGAAATTTTCTTAACAAATATGTTTAATGACCCATATATTTTGGGTATAAAAAATAAATTTTTAAGAAAATTTGTAGCTTTCATGATCACAAAAGGTAGGCTAAAAACTGCGAAGCACAACTACGAGCAAATAGGCGGAAAGTCGCCACTTTGCGAGCTTACAGCTAAGCTTTGTGAGAAAATTTCAAGCCTTAAAAGCGAATTTGACGCGGTTGATTTTGCGATGAACTACACTTCGCCATTTGTAAAAGATGTGCTTAAAAAGTATGAAAAATTTGATGAGATAGTTCTTTTGCCGCTCTATCCTCATCACTCACAAACTACGATAACTTCGAGCCTAGCTGATTTTAAAAAGGCAAAAGAGAAGCTTAAACTAAAAGCTAAAATTTCACTTTGCGAGCCATTTTATGATGATGACGCTTACAATAAGATCATTATTTCCCACATCCGTGAAGCGATAAAAGATACCGATATAAGCGATGTTAGCCTCATCTTTTCAGCTCACTCTTTACCTCGCAAGATCATTGAAAAGGGCGATATCTACGAAAAACATATAAACGAACATGTGCAAATTTTAAGCAAAATGCTAAAAGAGCAGGGGTTAAATTTTAAAGATGTAAGCCTTGCTTATCAGTCGCGTCTTGGCCCAGTTAAATGGCTAGAGCCATCTCTAAATGAGGCTTTAGCAAAGTGTGAAAATAAAAAAGTGCTTATCTATCCGCTCTCTTTTTGTATAGATAACTCTGAGACCATTTTTGAGCTAGTTATCGAGTACGCTAAGCTTGCAAAAGAGCTAAATTTTAGCTTTTATAAAGTGGTAGAGTGTCCAAATTTTAGTGATGAATTTGCTAGTTTTATCCTAGAAAAATCAAAAAACGCTAGAGAATTTAGCCTTTAG
- the fliE gene encoding flagellar hook-basal body complex protein FliE: MINSINLDKLNKNENSSKIAKAGEEGGFENALNDSLKELNKVQINADKAIADLATGEVKDLHQAAIAIGKAETSMKLMLEIRNKALSAYKEISRTQI, encoded by the coding sequence ATGATAAATAGTATAAATTTAGATAAGCTAAACAAAAACGAAAATTCAAGCAAAATAGCAAAAGCAGGCGAAGAAGGCGGCTTTGAAAATGCACTAAACGACTCTTTAAAAGAGCTAAACAAAGTTCAAATAAACGCCGATAAAGCCATAGCTGATCTTGCAACTGGCGAAGTAAAAGACTTACACCAAGCAGCTATCGCCATAGGCAAAGCAGAGACTAGCATGAAGCTTATGCTAGAAATTCGCAACAAAGCACTAAGCGCATACAAAGAAATTTCAAGAACGCAAATTTAA
- a CDS encoding peptidoglycan D,D-transpeptidase FtsI family protein produces MNSRKSKITILFLLITFGISIFVLVIFYRASIERKLPKLQTSDVNTAIRGNIVTKDGFSISSSQKLYKVMLDTRNIDPNKKEMFIKLYSLYSGDDPNKVRKIINGTKGLVTLSYSIDAKGATYLQELSRKLNRKGILISYLDPKTGLASFQGMRVMESGQNRKFMSKDALTPAIGYVSKTESDALTKSKGVKGLERYYEDYLAPIQNAKILGPRDIGNNIILTSDSNLATRVDGYNAVLSIPLKFQTKLEQILDEKREFLDAKELIICIMNSKNGEILALASSSRYDPSNIRKQDYSALNSSASEYAYEVGSVFKPFIFSILLQEKKVNPFELVNTYNGRYQLGKRIIKDTHPEPFMSAEDIIVHSSNIGMIQLVDRLNGPQIYQGLLNFGFSRKTGIDLPYEQVGMMPTVTKLNSSTYKATVSYGYGLQATFMQLLKAYNTFNNKGIEVTPHMVAYLERNGKRYDLPKAEPAQVISQETAKIMKRILIKTVEKGTGLKAFTPGLEIGGKTGTAHIASGKGGYSNTYNGSFFGFVNDTRGNSYTIGVLARDPKKPYYYFGAQSALPTFKKAVDLMVEDGYLFPDPNVIAEFEAKKDKLKNDKVKQKPALD; encoded by the coding sequence ATGAATTCCAGAAAATCAAAAATAACCATACTTTTTTTATTAATTACTTTTGGAATTTCAATCTTTGTGCTTGTTATATTTTATAGAGCGAGCATCGAGCGAAAGCTTCCTAAGCTTCAAACAAGCGACGTAAATACCGCGATCCGTGGCAACATCGTCACTAAAGACGGCTTTAGCATCTCATCAAGCCAAAAACTCTACAAAGTGATGCTTGACACCAGAAACATCGATCCAAATAAAAAAGAGATGTTCATCAAGCTCTACTCGCTTTACAGCGGTGATGATCCAAACAAAGTAAGAAAGATCATAAACGGCACAAAAGGCCTTGTCACGCTCTCTTACAGTATTGACGCAAAGGGCGCTACTTATCTTCAGGAGCTTTCCAGAAAGCTAAACCGCAAGGGCATCTTAATCTCTTATCTTGACCCAAAAACTGGCCTTGCCTCATTTCAAGGTATGCGCGTGATGGAGAGCGGTCAAAACCGCAAATTTATGTCTAAAGACGCCCTTACGCCAGCCATTGGTTACGTGAGTAAAACAGAGAGCGACGCACTTACTAAAAGTAAAGGTGTAAAAGGGCTTGAGAGATACTACGAGGACTACCTAGCTCCGATACAAAACGCCAAAATCCTTGGTCCGCGCGATATCGGCAACAACATAATTTTAACCAGTGATTCAAATTTAGCAACAAGGGTTGATGGCTATAACGCAGTGCTTTCTATACCGCTTAAATTTCAAACAAAGCTAGAGCAAATTTTAGATGAAAAGCGCGAATTTCTAGATGCAAAAGAGCTAATCATCTGCATAATGAATAGCAAAAATGGCGAAATTCTAGCCCTAGCTTCTAGCTCAAGGTATGATCCTTCAAACATAAGAAAGCAAGATTACAGCGCGCTAAATTCGAGCGCAAGCGAGTATGCATACGAGGTTGGATCGGTTTTTAAGCCTTTTATCTTCTCCATACTACTTCAAGAAAAAAAGGTAAATCCTTTTGAGCTAGTAAATACCTATAACGGCCGCTATCAGCTAGGCAAAAGGATCATCAAGGACACCCACCCAGAGCCTTTTATGAGTGCTGAAGACATCATCGTGCACAGCTCAAACATCGGTATGATCCAGCTAGTAGATAGACTAAATGGCCCACAAATTTATCAAGGGCTTTTAAATTTTGGCTTTTCAAGAAAGACTGGCATCGACCTGCCATACGAGCAAGTGGGTATGATGCCAACGGTTACTAAACTAAATTCATCGACCTATAAAGCGACAGTTAGCTACGGATACGGCCTTCAAGCGACATTCATGCAGCTTTTGAAAGCTTATAACACCTTTAACAACAAAGGTATCGAGGTGACGCCGCACATGGTGGCATATCTTGAGCGAAATGGCAAGCGCTACGATCTGCCAAAAGCAGAGCCAGCTCAGGTCATTTCGCAAGAGACCGCAAAGATAATGAAGAGAATTTTGATAAAAACAGTTGAAAAAGGCACTGGCTTAAAGGCATTTACACCAGGTCTTGAGATAGGCGGAAAAACTGGCACCGCACACATCGCTTCTGGCAAAGGCGGATATAGCAACACCTATAATGGCTCGTTTTTTGGCTTCGTAAACGACACGAGAGGTAACAGCTACACGATAGGCGTTTTAGCAAGAGACCCTAAAAAGCCTTACTACTACTTTGGTGCGCAAAGTGCGTTGCCGACATTTAAAAAGGCCGTTGATCTAATGGTTGAAGATGGTTATTTGTTTCCAGATCCTAATGTCATAGCTGAGTTTGAAGCTAAAAAAGATAAGCTTAAAAATGATAAAGTAAAGCAAAAACCAGCGTTAGATTAA
- a CDS encoding Gfo/Idh/MocA family protein: MKLKIGIIGYCSTGKKHYLELRRSNEFEICGIFDKDNVDEFCRADFYTDFKEFIEVAQPQAVVLCSPREEMVEAFCQCAKYCQNILISRPVFKSIADLKEIKYAAKTNKTRVCTGISERFNPTILSLKKALLKEEEIYSISIAHFKPLCDGNIINELSVSDIDLAKNIINSEVSDFYYTQTNKTNAKSADNVAISFKSKNQILVHITDSFCGSLERFKIEVNAKNGVYFGDLIDHKLHQVSENGQMNLKIDTNNSELKAQYEAFYDLCQSGESSELSNIDDAIKIRELF; encoded by the coding sequence GTGAAGCTAAAAATCGGCATTATCGGCTATTGCAGCACAGGTAAAAAACATTATTTAGAGCTTAGACGCTCAAACGAGTTTGAAATTTGTGGCATTTTTGACAAAGACAATGTTGATGAGTTTTGCAGAGCTGATTTTTATACTGATTTTAAAGAATTTATAGAGGTTGCCCAGCCTCAAGCAGTCGTGCTTTGCTCGCCAAGAGAGGAGATGGTGGAGGCATTTTGCCAGTGTGCAAAATATTGTCAAAATATCCTCATCTCACGCCCAGTTTTTAAAAGTATCGCAGATCTTAAAGAGATAAAATATGCCGCCAAAACAAACAAAACTAGGGTTTGCACGGGAATTTCTGAGCGTTTTAATCCAACTATCTTGTCACTTAAAAAGGCACTTTTAAAAGAAGAGGAAATTTATAGCATTTCTATCGCTCATTTTAAGCCACTTTGCGACGGAAATATCATAAATGAGCTCTCAGTTTCAGACATCGATCTAGCAAAAAATATCATAAATTCTGAAGTCAGCGACTTTTACTACACTCAAACAAACAAGACAAATGCCAAAAGTGCCGATAACGTGGCGATAAGCTTTAAAAGTAAAAATCAAATTCTAGTGCATATCACTGACTCATTTTGTGGCTCACTAGAGCGCTTTAAGATAGAGGTAAATGCGAAAAATGGCGTCTATTTTGGCGATCTCATCGATCACAAGCTTCATCAAGTGAGCGAAAATGGACAGATGAATTTAAAGATAGATACAAATAATAGCGAGCTAAAAGCGCAATACGAGGCCTTTTACGATCTTTGCCAAAGTGGCGAGAGCAGCGAACTTTCAAACATCGATGACGCTATAAAAATAAGAGAACTATTTTGA
- a CDS encoding 3-isopropylmalate dehydratase yields MIHQEIAFFKFDQLIIFLHISFVALFIGLQAGLVLTGSYFIKNKFEDKERYHILLHIIRRFGLAIFALVLGIALTSLIMIFYFDDGKMQNPMASAIVATKWAIELFLLLNLSYIFYRYKKALKTLRSHEMIELNESLIVIIYYFTPLNLLASLAAVYLGVSYRGF; encoded by the coding sequence ATGATTCATCAAGAGATCGCTTTTTTTAAATTTGATCAACTAATCATCTTCTTGCACATTAGTTTCGTAGCTCTTTTTATAGGACTACAAGCTGGTTTGGTGCTTACTGGAAGCTATTTTATAAAAAATAAATTTGAAGATAAAGAGCGCTATCACATCTTGCTTCACATCATAAGACGCTTTGGACTAGCCATCTTTGCGCTAGTTCTTGGCATCGCACTAACTAGTTTAATAATGATCTTTTACTTTGATGATGGCAAAATGCAAAATCCGATGGCAAGTGCCATAGTAGCGACCAAATGGGCGATAGAGCTATTTTTACTCTTAAATTTAAGCTATATCTTTTATAGATACAAAAAGGCTTTAAAAACTCTAAGATCGCACGAGATGATCGAGTTAAACGAGAGCCTAATCGTCATCATCTACTACTTCACACCGCTAAATTTACTAGCCTCGCTTGCGGCTGTCTATCTTGGCGTGAGCTATAGGGGCTTTTGA
- a CDS encoding helix-hairpin-helix domain-containing protein has protein sequence MKNLKILLCLALAGLAYGADLNTASKSELMSLGLNKSQALNVIKYRKAHKFTSVEELEKVQGIGFNDMQNVKEKLSVKDSQKAKKAEPKKKSKSKKLKSKKKKK, from the coding sequence ATGAAAAATTTAAAAATTTTACTTTGTCTAGCGCTTGCAGGCCTTGCATACGGCGCTGATCTAAACACAGCTAGTAAGAGCGAGCTAATGAGCCTTGGGCTAAACAAAAGCCAGGCACTAAACGTCATAAAGTATAGAAAAGCTCATAAATTTACAAGTGTCGAGGAGCTTGAGAAGGTTCAGGGCATCGGCTTTAACGACATGCAAAATGTCAAAGAAAAGCTTAGTGTAAAAGATAGCCAAAAGGCGAAAAAGGCTGAGCCCAAAAAGAAGTCAAAAAGCAAAAAACTAAAAAGCAAGAAAAAGAAAAAATAA